A section of the Desulfobacterales bacterium genome encodes:
- a CDS encoding glycosyltransferase family 4 protein: MARILIASDAFWGHTGYAVQSRYIMEGLKSRSHNVAFFAYWGLYGGIVNVNGITVYPSSGTTGTDVIGGHVMHFRADLIITLQDLHALGIEYKRNAGVPWIAYAPVDHEPCPQKVADISKTVDVVVPMSKNGQKTLNEKGVKTVEAIPHCVDTKVFRKKSQIEARKARRLPESGTIIGIVAMNKSYPSRKNFAEMFLSFKEYLSIDPTAKLLVHTIPVMPGGIDLYALANDCGINNNQIIYTHIYECFLGIPPEEMANFYNAIDVLLMTTSGEGFGIPSIEAQACGTPVIVTDFTAMPEFCYFGQAVPVHHKWYSRQLAWQALPDPKKVAESIDYLVKFKNQSPGKYEEEMKKGIEKIEQNHSTELFVNSWMSVIEECLKK, encoded by the coding sequence ATGGCAAGAATATTAATAGCAAGCGATGCTTTTTGGGGGCATACAGGTTATGCTGTTCAATCAAGATATATTATGGAAGGCCTAAAAAGCAGATCCCATAATGTAGCTTTTTTTGCTTATTGGGGTTTATATGGAGGTATTGTTAATGTTAATGGAATTACCGTTTATCCTTCTTCAGGAACTACCGGAACAGATGTAATTGGCGGACATGTAATGCATTTTAGAGCGGATTTAATTATAACCCTTCAAGATTTACATGCTTTGGGGATTGAATACAAAAGAAATGCTGGAGTTCCTTGGATTGCTTATGCTCCAGTTGACCATGAGCCTTGTCCTCAAAAAGTAGCAGATATATCTAAAACAGTTGATGTTGTTGTTCCAATGAGTAAAAACGGTCAAAAAACATTGAATGAAAAAGGAGTTAAAACTGTTGAAGCAATCCCCCATTGTGTTGACACGAAAGTTTTTAGAAAAAAATCTCAAATAGAGGCTAGAAAAGCTAGAAGACTTCCAGAATCAGGAACTATTATCGGAATAGTCGCTATGAATAAATCATATCCCAGCAGAAAAAATTTTGCTGAAATGTTTTTATCTTTTAAAGAATATCTTTCTATTGACCCTACTGCTAAACTCCTTGTGCATACAATTCCAGTTATGCCCGGAGGAATTGATTTGTACGCATTAGCTAATGATTGTGGAATTAACAATAATCAAATTATTTACACGCATATATACGAATGTTTTTTAGGTATTCCTCCGGAAGAAATGGCGAATTTCTATAATGCAATCGATGTTCTTTTAATGACTACGTCAGGAGAAGGTTTTGGAATTCCTTCAATAGAAGCCCAAGCCTGCGGAACTCCTGTTATTGTTACTGATTTTACCGCTATGCCTGAATTTTGTTATTTTGGACAAGCTGTGCCGGTTCATCATAAATGGTATTCACGCCAATTAGCATGGCAGGCATTGCCTGATCCAAAAAAAGTCGCTGAATCTATAGATTATTTAGTTAAATTTAAAAATCAATCCCCTGGTAAGTATGAAGAAGAAATGAAAAAGGGCATTGAAAAAATAGAACAAAACCATTCAACCGAATTATTTGTTAATTCATGGATGTCTGTAATAGAAGAATGCCTTAAAAAATAA